A part of Lacibacter sp. H407 genomic DNA contains:
- a CDS encoding SusC/RagA family TonB-linked outer membrane protein yields MRKSISFLLLLICITVTGFAQQSVTGTVTDESRNPMEGVSVIVKNTAIATMTGKDGKYKLDVPATAKIIVFSFIGMAAQEIAIKDKSVINVQLASSSSELEDVVVIGYGTVRKKDLTGSVSVIKAGELEQSQSVEWLQALQGRTPGVNIISESGEPGSGINIQIRGANSIIGNSSPLFVIDGVQMDLNNDEVAKTNSSQATMNPLSMINPSDIESIEVLKDASATAIYGSRGANGVVIITTKGGKSGKSVVEYNGSVGFSQILNKVNVLTSQDYLTYAGLRGGNNEFLMVDSDGNGTPDTPRDFSKIPSFNWQDEALRTALTNNHNLTVSGGNDKTNFSAGMSYLNQEGLIKYNNYDRYNFRLRLDHKSSNKLKFGFNMNSALSNANGAANNGGPNSYNGLTQTLISARPFILSSDNTDISLIDPTSDNFITPLDLIKNSFKNTRMMRLTGSAKVDYTILNGLTYVGLLAGNYSSSKLQEFYSNETSWGTFYNGLAGIAEVETFSYNHSSQLNYVKTIKGHRFNALGGFEIYSNNWESFRNRIANFADQSTGVNDLSKGSSLLEYSSNRWRNNRLSYLSRLNYSFKDRYLFTASFRADGSDKFGPGNRWGYFPSLAFAWRVSKERFMERLPFVSDMKLRTSYGKTGNEGIPAYTYFGSLQNTYYASNNSILFGMSPGSLANPNLKWETTSQYNAGIDLGLFGNRLNLTVDYYLKQTRDMLLDAPVSAQSGFFRQWLNIGAIDNSGVELMISSINVDKKNFKWESSFNISFNNNIVQELGGADFIPVTIGGSWIQNAARVILGQPIGTMYGYSFAGIYQLADFDWQNGSDPNIPSGSRIYTLKAGNPTFVSGTAVPGALKYADISGPDGKPDGQIDDKYDRTVIGNSNPKHFGGLNNTFKYKNFDLNLFFQWSYGNDIFNESKLREHGYQPAFNVTKEYYSNYWSETNPSNVYPGLGMINILPSSYFVEDGSFLRLKTLGFGYNVSNKILRKSGMSSVRFSVTATNLLTWTKYTGLDPEVNSSNPLFRGLDRFAYPRPRTIALGVNVRF; encoded by the coding sequence ATGAGAAAAAGTATATCATTTCTGCTGCTGCTGATATGTATTACCGTTACTGGTTTTGCGCAACAATCTGTTACCGGTACTGTTACCGATGAAAGCAGAAATCCGATGGAGGGAGTAAGTGTTATTGTTAAGAATACCGCAATTGCAACAATGACAGGAAAAGATGGAAAGTATAAACTTGACGTTCCTGCAACCGCTAAAATAATTGTCTTTTCTTTTATAGGAATGGCAGCACAGGAGATTGCAATCAAAGACAAATCGGTAATTAATGTTCAACTTGCCTCATCTTCTTCAGAGCTTGAAGATGTGGTTGTAATTGGATACGGAACTGTACGGAAAAAAGATCTTACCGGTTCTGTGTCGGTTATCAAGGCAGGCGAACTTGAGCAATCGCAATCAGTTGAGTGGTTGCAGGCCTTACAAGGGCGTACACCCGGGGTAAATATCATATCAGAATCCGGAGAGCCCGGCAGCGGTATTAATATTCAGATAAGAGGTGCAAATTCAATTATTGGTAATTCTTCTCCATTGTTTGTAATTGATGGTGTGCAAATGGATTTAAATAATGATGAGGTGGCTAAAACAAATTCATCACAGGCAACAATGAATCCATTGTCAATGATCAATCCTTCAGATATTGAGTCGATTGAAGTATTAAAAGACGCTTCAGCCACGGCCATTTATGGTTCAAGGGGAGCAAATGGAGTTGTAATCATAACTACAAAAGGAGGAAAGTCGGGAAAATCAGTTGTTGAATACAATGGGTCTGTTGGGTTTTCGCAGATACTGAACAAAGTAAATGTTCTGACTTCGCAGGATTATCTGACTTATGCTGGCTTAAGAGGAGGTAATAATGAATTTCTCATGGTTGATTCAGATGGTAATGGAACACCCGATACACCGAGAGATTTTTCAAAGATACCATCTTTCAACTGGCAGGATGAAGCATTGAGAACTGCTCTTACAAATAACCACAATCTTACAGTTAGTGGTGGTAATGACAAAACAAATTTTTCAGCCGGTATGAGTTATCTCAATCAAGAGGGATTGATAAAATATAACAATTACGATCGCTATAATTTTCGCCTGCGCTTAGATCATAAAAGTTCTAATAAACTGAAATTCGGGTTCAATATGAACTCAGCTTTATCCAATGCAAATGGTGCTGCCAACAATGGAGGCCCCAACAGTTATAATGGACTTACACAAACATTGATCAGTGCAAGGCCATTTATTCTAAGTTCTGACAATACAGATATTTCATTGATTGATCCGACGTCAGATAATTTTATTACACCACTTGATCTGATAAAGAATTCTTTTAAGAACACCCGCATGATGCGGTTGACAGGAAGTGCCAAGGTGGACTACACAATTCTTAACGGCTTAACGTATGTTGGCCTGTTAGCTGGAAATTATTCCAGTTCAAAATTGCAGGAGTTTTACAGTAATGAAACCAGTTGGGGGACTTTTTACAATGGCCTGGCCGGAATTGCAGAGGTAGAAACGTTTTCTTATAATCATTCTTCACAATTAAATTATGTTAAGACAATAAAGGGGCATCGATTTAATGCGTTGGGTGGATTTGAGATTTATAGTAATAATTGGGAAAGCTTCCGAAACAGAATTGCAAATTTTGCTGATCAATCTACCGGTGTTAATGATTTGAGTAAAGGATCCAGTTTACTGGAGTATAGTTCAAACAGATGGAGGAACAACCGTCTTTCTTATCTCAGCAGGTTGAATTATAGTTTTAAAGACAGATATCTTTTTACTGCAAGTTTTAGAGCAGATGGTTCAGATAAATTTGGCCCTGGTAACCGTTGGGGTTATTTTCCTTCACTGGCATTCGCATGGAGAGTTTCGAAAGAACGTTTCATGGAACGTTTACCATTTGTAAGCGACATGAAATTACGTACGAGTTATGGAAAAACAGGAAATGAAGGTATTCCGGCCTATACCTACTTCGGCAGTTTACAGAATACGTATTATGCGAGTAACAATAGCATACTCTTCGGAATGTCGCCGGGATCTTTAGCAAATCCGAATTTAAAATGGGAAACAACCTCACAATATAATGCAGGTATAGATCTTGGCCTTTTTGGCAATCGATTAAATCTAACGGTTGATTATTATCTGAAACAAACAAGAGATATGTTGCTGGATGCACCTGTTTCTGCTCAAAGCGGATTCTTCAGGCAGTGGCTTAATATCGGTGCCATTGATAATTCGGGAGTTGAGTTAATGATATCATCAATCAATGTAGATAAAAAGAATTTCAAATGGGAGTCCAGTTTCAATATCAGTTTCAATAATAATATCGTTCAGGAACTTGGTGGTGCTGATTTTATACCTGTTACAATAGGAGGTAGCTGGATCCAAAATGCCGCCCGTGTAATCTTAGGGCAACCAATCGGAACAATGTATGGATATTCTTTTGCCGGAATTTATCAACTGGCAGATTTTGATTGGCAAAATGGAAGTGATCCAAACATCCCATCCGGAAGCAGGATCTATACACTTAAAGCAGGTAATCCAACTTTCGTTAGTGGCACTGCTGTGCCAGGTGCACTGAAGTATGCAGATATTAGTGGCCCCGACGGTAAACCAGACGGACAAATTGATGATAAATATGACAGAACTGTAATTGGAAATTCCAATCCAAAACATTTTGGTGGTTTAAACAACACGTTCAAATACAAAAATTTTGATTTAAATCTATTTTTCCAATGGAGCTACGGAAATGATATTTTCAATGAATCAAAATTAAGAGAACATGGATACCAGCCTGCATTTAATGTAACAAAAGAATATTATAGTAATTATTGGTCCGAAACTAATCCATCCAACGTATATCCCGGACTTGGTATGATCAACATTTTACCTTCTTCTTACTTTGTTGAAGATGGTTCATTTCTCAGGTTAAAAACACTTGGTTTTGGTTATAATGTTTCTAATAAAATACTGAGGAAATCAGGGATGTCATCAGTAAGATTCAGTGTTACTGCAACCAATCTGCTTACATGGACAAAATATACAGGGCTTGATCCGGAAGTGAATTCCAGCAATCCGTTATTCAGAGGGTTAGACCGATTTGCTTACCCCCGTCCCCGAACCATTGCACTTGGTGTAAACGTTAGATTCTAA
- a CDS encoding RagB/SusD family nutrient uptake outer membrane protein, whose translation MKKIFFVCLLATLIAGTGCKKFLDATPYSFTSPENFYKTPADAEMALNGVYNALNARNVQEQGNVSSFGRDLTCIVNGATDEVVIRSNYNDVGLAPFGNAGFSSDNTALNNAWFFLYAGINRANFLIEKLEGINNFTGNRKIQIEAEAKLLRGFYHMYLAMMHGGIPVYTTSVQDPQKARQPIQEVYAQVLEDYEFAFNNLPNRATITGRANKWTAAGLLAKVYTYLASAKNSGTSDFGLALNSFAWVDANDSYQKALTYTTQVVQNSGYTLIPRYDYLFRETTKSDQYSESLLSIEAANTAGMESISIVTHGWCPQGNVNTVGGSYGFFRPTGEIYRKYNAAADGRFNHNLTSNFPASPQVEVIGGVRYYIPNALPAGNPNVGGFSMGKYRAMDPALKNTALWASSINIPLLRYADILLLHAEALFFTGNETGARTIFTQIRQRALKTGSNINTLNTAYFKADFVQELLDERSRELCFEHWRRFDLARFNKYDDAIAGMVSNFGFYNTIVTTIKQNWKPERIWFPIPLAQRDLNPNLVQNPGF comes from the coding sequence ATGAAAAAGATATTTTTTGTTTGTCTGCTTGCCACTCTTATTGCCGGTACCGGTTGTAAGAAATTTTTGGATGCCACTCCATATTCTTTTACATCTCCTGAAAATTTTTATAAAACACCGGCTGATGCTGAGATGGCATTAAACGGAGTTTATAATGCACTCAATGCCAGAAATGTACAGGAACAAGGAAACGTTTCCAGTTTTGGTCGTGATCTTACTTGTATTGTAAACGGTGCAACGGATGAGGTTGTAATACGAAGTAATTACAATGATGTTGGCTTGGCTCCTTTTGGAAATGCTGGTTTTTCCAGTGACAATACAGCTCTTAATAATGCATGGTTCTTTTTATATGCAGGAATAAACCGTGCTAATTTTCTTATAGAAAAATTAGAGGGCATCAACAATTTTACGGGAAACAGAAAAATTCAAATTGAAGCAGAAGCAAAATTGCTGAGAGGATTTTATCATATGTACCTGGCAATGATGCATGGAGGTATACCTGTTTACACAACATCTGTTCAAGATCCTCAAAAAGCCCGTCAACCCATACAAGAAGTGTATGCACAGGTTTTAGAAGACTATGAATTTGCATTTAATAATTTGCCGAACAGAGCAACAATCACTGGCAGAGCCAATAAATGGACAGCAGCCGGATTGCTTGCCAAAGTGTACACTTATTTAGCGAGTGCGAAAAATTCAGGTACTTCTGATTTTGGATTAGCGCTTAATAGTTTTGCGTGGGTAGATGCAAATGATTCTTATCAAAAAGCATTAACCTATACTACTCAGGTTGTGCAAAACAGTGGGTATACATTAATACCACGTTACGATTATTTATTCAGAGAAACTACAAAGAGCGATCAGTATTCAGAGAGCTTATTAAGTATTGAGGCTGCTAACACTGCCGGCATGGAGTCTATTTCTATTGTAACGCACGGTTGGTGCCCGCAGGGAAATGTAAATACCGTTGGCGGGAGCTATGGATTTTTCAGACCTACAGGAGAAATCTACAGAAAATATAATGCTGCGGCAGACGGAAGATTTAATCACAACCTTACCAGTAATTTTCCAGCTAGCCCTCAGGTTGAAGTAATTGGTGGGGTTCGGTATTATATACCGAATGCATTGCCCGCAGGTAATCCAAATGTAGGAGGATTTAGTATGGGTAAATACCGTGCAATGGATCCGGCTCTAAAGAATACAGCATTATGGGCAAGTAGTATTAATATACCACTCTTACGATATGCTGATATTTTATTGTTACATGCAGAAGCACTGTTTTTTACCGGTAATGAAACAGGAGCCAGAACTATATTCACACAAATAAGACAGAGAGCATTAAAAACAGGCTCTAATATCAACACTCTCAATACAGCTTATTTCAAAGCCGATTTTGTTCAGGAGCTACTTGATGAAAGATCTCGTGAACTCTGTTTTGAACATTGGAGAAGATTTGATTTAGCCCGTTTCAATAAGTATGATGATGCGATAGCCGGTATGGTTTCAAATTTCGGTTTCTATAATACGATTGTAACAACAATCAAACAAAACTGGAAACCTGAACGAATCTGGTTCCCCATTCCACTGGCGCAAAGAGATCTGAATCCGAACCTTGTCCAAAACCCGGGATTCTGA
- a CDS encoding sulfatase family protein produces MQGKIILSCVFVFMVMLAFRQPENANPIRPNILFVIADDASWASFGAYGCEWIKTPAFDRVAKEGILFSNAYTPNAKCAPSRACVLTGRNSWQLEEAGNHSAYFPAKFKTYAEALGEQGYFTGSVAKGWLPGNAGKINGKPRELTGKKYNEIRTTAPTTGISDVDYAANFEVFLNEKPKDQPFCFWFGSHEPHRSYEFGSGRNKGGLQPGNIKSVPSFWPDVDTVRTDMLDYGYEVEHFDQHLQKMLNLLEEKGELDNTIIVVTSDNGMPFPRIKGNQYEYASHMPLAIMWPKGIKRPGRVVNDYVSFIDLAPTFLELAGISAAKAGMQPITGKSLTDILFSDKSGTVNPNRNYTLIGQERHDVGRPNDEGYPIRGIVKDGYMYLRNYKTDRWPMGNPETGYLNTDGSPTKTFILNTRRQHGNWYFWQLNFGKRYAEELYDIQNDPYCMSNLAADKKHAPLKEKLNSFMVQKLLEQKDPRMLGNGDVFDKYEYAGDVKNFYNRFMSGEKVNAGWVNKTDFDADLQDKKTEPNQQK; encoded by the coding sequence ATGCAAGGCAAAATAATATTATCCTGTGTGTTTGTATTCATGGTTATGCTGGCATTCCGCCAACCAGAAAATGCAAACCCCATCCGCCCCAACATATTGTTTGTTATAGCCGACGATGCATCATGGGCAAGTTTTGGAGCCTATGGTTGCGAATGGATCAAGACACCTGCTTTCGACAGGGTGGCCAAGGAGGGCATATTGTTTTCGAATGCATATACACCTAATGCAAAATGTGCTCCATCAAGAGCATGCGTATTAACCGGAAGAAACAGTTGGCAGTTAGAAGAAGCAGGGAATCATTCTGCATATTTTCCTGCTAAGTTTAAAACGTATGCAGAGGCACTTGGTGAGCAAGGTTATTTTACAGGAAGTGTGGCAAAAGGTTGGTTGCCCGGTAATGCAGGAAAAATTAATGGTAAGCCACGTGAATTAACAGGCAAAAAATATAATGAAATAAGAACAACTGCGCCAACAACTGGTATTTCTGATGTTGATTATGCAGCAAATTTCGAAGTGTTTCTGAATGAGAAACCAAAAGATCAACCTTTTTGTTTCTGGTTTGGAAGTCATGAACCACACCGCAGTTATGAATTTGGTTCCGGAAGAAATAAAGGTGGTTTACAACCGGGGAATATAAAATCGGTTCCTTCCTTTTGGCCCGATGTTGATACTGTAAGAACAGATATGCTTGACTATGGTTATGAAGTCGAGCATTTCGATCAGCATTTACAAAAGATGCTGAACCTCCTGGAAGAAAAAGGAGAGCTGGATAACACTATCATAGTAGTTACATCGGATAATGGCATGCCGTTCCCACGTATCAAAGGAAATCAATATGAATATGCAAGTCATATGCCATTAGCGATTATGTGGCCTAAAGGCATTAAACGTCCGGGTCGTGTAGTAAATGATTATGTAAGTTTTATTGATCTTGCACCTACTTTTTTAGAATTGGCAGGCATCAGCGCTGCAAAAGCAGGCATGCAGCCAATTACAGGAAAAAGTTTGACAGATATATTATTCTCTGATAAATCAGGAACAGTAAATCCAAATCGTAATTATACACTTATTGGTCAGGAACGTCATGATGTAGGCCGACCTAATGATGAAGGTTATCCTATCAGAGGAATTGTAAAAGATGGGTACATGTACCTCCGTAACTACAAGACCGATCGTTGGCCGATGGGCAATCCTGAAACGGGTTATTTAAATACCGATGGAAGTCCAACCAAAACTTTTATTTTAAATACAAGGCGCCAACACGGTAATTGGTACTTCTGGCAATTAAATTTCGGTAAACGATATGCAGAAGAGTTGTATGATATTCAAAACGATCCTTATTGCATGAGTAATCTTGCTGCCGATAAAAAACATGCTCCTTTAAAAGAAAAACTAAACAGCTTTATGGTTCAGAAGCTGCTGGAACAGAAAGATCCCCGCATGTTGGGCAATGGAGATGTATTTGATAAATATGAGTATGCAGGCGATGTAAAGAATTTTTATAACAGGTTTATGAGTGGTGAAAAGGTGAATGCCGGATGGGTGAACAAAACAGACTTTGATGCTGACTTACAAGACAAAAAGACCGAACCTAATCAGCAAAAATAG
- a CDS encoding sulfatase, which translates to MIHKTITIFFVLLTFSLHSKSQTTIKPNIIIIFVDDMGWADWGVRNPGFNTPNLNQLKKDGMEFTRAYVATPTCSPSRASLLTGREPVRFTMPRHVSDRGAKNAANEYNYWPTDPVNMPSRNWLPLNEITYAEKLKEYDYYNQFIGKWHLGEEAYYPAKQGFDAEIGVTGFGQPGSYYPPYWKNDNPFPDATNEYLTDVLTDSAVHFIKTYNKNKPFELSFYHYGVHGPIIGKKEFIAQYKAKGWEDKYAEYGAMVTAVDESLGRLRKALKEKGIADNTIILFTSDQGGYFSNYPLRGKKLGGHTLGEGGARVPFVLYWPGKTKAGSECNVPIQTLDVYPTLVEIVSGKPCTDTQIQGKSLLPLVKGEKFPERKLYFFRSYEDQYAAIIDGDWKLIKYHKGETELYNIKKDSGEVSNLIYNHPSIAKRLMDDLNAWEKQAVPAY; encoded by the coding sequence ATGATACATAAAACAATAACGATATTTTTTGTCTTGCTGACTTTTTCATTGCACAGTAAAAGTCAAACAACGATAAAACCAAATATCATCATCATTTTTGTAGATGATATGGGTTGGGCTGATTGGGGTGTACGTAATCCGGGTTTCAATACCCCCAATTTGAATCAGCTTAAAAAAGATGGTATGGAATTTACAAGAGCCTATGTAGCCACGCCAACCTGTAGTCCAAGCAGGGCTTCTTTGTTAACGGGAAGGGAGCCGGTACGATTTACAATGCCCCGGCATGTTTCTGACAGAGGTGCAAAGAATGCTGCTAATGAATACAACTATTGGCCAACAGATCCTGTGAATATGCCATCACGCAATTGGTTGCCTTTGAATGAAATTACTTATGCTGAGAAATTAAAAGAATACGATTATTACAATCAGTTTATTGGTAAATGGCATTTGGGCGAAGAAGCTTATTATCCTGCTAAGCAAGGATTTGATGCTGAAATTGGTGTTACAGGGTTTGGACAACCAGGTAGTTATTATCCACCTTATTGGAAAAACGATAATCCTTTTCCTGATGCTACAAACGAATACTTAACAGATGTATTAACTGATAGTGCTGTTCATTTCATCAAAACCTATAACAAGAATAAGCCGTTTGAACTTTCGTTTTACCACTACGGTGTACATGGTCCCATCATTGGGAAAAAAGAATTCATTGCTCAATACAAAGCAAAGGGCTGGGAAGATAAGTATGCTGAGTACGGAGCAATGGTTACAGCAGTTGATGAGTCGTTGGGCAGATTACGTAAAGCATTAAAAGAAAAAGGTATCGCCGATAACACAATTATTCTTTTTACTTCGGATCAGGGAGGCTATTTTTCCAATTACCCTCTTCGGGGAAAAAAATTAGGTGGACATACATTGGGTGAAGGCGGAGCAAGAGTTCCTTTTGTATTGTACTGGCCCGGTAAAACCAAAGCGGGTTCAGAATGTAATGTGCCCATTCAAACATTAGATGTTTACCCAACCTTGGTAGAAATTGTTTCAGGAAAACCCTGCACCGATACACAAATTCAGGGAAAGAGCTTACTGCCATTGGTGAAAGGTGAAAAGTTTCCTGAAAGGAAATTGTATTTCTTTCGTTCTTACGAAGACCAGTATGCAGCCATAATTGATGGTGACTGGAAATTGATAAAGTATCACAAAGGAGAAACAGAATTGTATAATATCAAAAAAGACAGTGGTGAAGTGAGTAATCTCATTTATAATCATCCCAGCATCGCTAAACGATTAATGGATGATTTAAATGCGTGGGAAAAACAAGCTGTACCGGCGTATTGA